One window of the Deltaproteobacteria bacterium genome contains the following:
- a CDS encoding iron chelate uptake ABC transporter family permease subunit: VGASVATVGLIGFVGSVVPHMVRMRFGANHRVLLPLSAVGGGLFLLVCDFLSRTLFSGVDFQTQLPIGVVTALIGAPFFVWLLKKSA; encoded by the coding sequence GGTAGGGGCCAGTGTCGCAACAGTCGGCCTGATCGGTTTTGTGGGATCGGTTGTTCCCCATATGGTCCGGATGCGTTTTGGCGCCAATCACCGGGTTTTGCTTCCCCTCTCGGCTGTAGGAGGGGGTCTTTTTCTTCTGGTCTGCGACTTTTTGTCGCGCACCCTTTTTTCGGGGGTCGATTTTCAGACCCAGCTTCCGATCGGCGTTGTCACCGCCTTGATCGGTGCGCCGTTTTTTGTTTGGTTGCTTAAG